A stretch of the Aedes aegypti strain LVP_AGWG unplaced genomic scaffold, AaegL5.0 Primary Assembly AGWG_AaegL5_hic_scaff_1885_PBJ_arrow, whole genome shotgun sequence genome encodes the following:
- the LOC110680820 gene encoding protein arginine N-methyltransferase 5-like — MSEPPQIKVSISLHQDTLYELETAIEHAAKSNYNSITIPLAHRRFEREFVQEPLKTGHNRFTRSDLLLSSTQWLNRVICRLSCGVDCDSEDDNVRKQGESTLRQELSYAEHLVQNGYILLRLKSGNCANLARVTTVGLKGVLLVEVPMVNPKVAQANWRSDADYECGADDTWNWWNNFRSYADFDTHVKVALEFTADIPEKREIYRWLGEPVDAVVLSSNIFLTNANNYAVLSKAHQELLVLFYRTFGCHFIVKANPDDKRLVHYADYIKYILRSNYKKDPMQGYDDLLEIPLQPLYDNLDSFTYEVFEKDPVKYILYQNAIEEALRDRVPSSEIQTRTSIIMVVGGGRGPLVRAALNAASKSKRMVKIYVVEKNPNAIVTLSALINELWKDKNIELISTDMREFEPPEKADILVSELLGSFGDNELSPECLDGAQKHLKPDGVSIPCKSTSYLNPCMAPKIYSQIRSMEKSLHAKDRIVTSRYMEGTYVAYLKNAYHIDNPQAVFEFVHPNLDPIIDNSRYKTLRFKAQLDCVMHGFCGYFDSVLYKDITISIHPFTHTKGLASWFSMFFPLTEPVQVRAGEEIVVNFWRCVASHKVWYEWNITAPRQSHIHNVQGRAQPIWK, encoded by the exons ATGTCCGAACCACCGCAAATCAAAGTGTCCATCTCGCTGCACCAGGACACGCTTTACGAGTTGGAAACGGCCATCGAGCACGCCGCCAAATCGAACTACAACTCGATCACAATTCCGTTGGCTCACCGGAGATTCGAGCGGGAGTTTGTACAGGAACCGCTCAAGACCGGCCACAATCGCTTCACGCGTTCGGATCTGCTGCTCAGTTCAACGCAGTGGCTTAATCGGGTGATTTGCCGGTTGAGTTGCGGTGTGGATTGCGATTCGGAGGACGATAATGTCCGAAAGCAGGGTGAATCGACACTCAGGCAGGAGCTTTCCTACGCGGAACATTTGGTGCAAAATGGATACATTCTGTTGCGGTTGAAGAGCGGGAATTGTGCGAATCTGGCCAGGGTTACCACCGTGGGGCTGAAAGGAGTCTTGCTGGTCGAGGTTCCGATGGTCAATCCGAAGGTAGCGCAGGCCAATTGGAGAAGCGACGCGGATTACGAATGCGGAGCGGATGATACGTGGAACTGGTGGAACAATTTCCGATCCTATGCAGACTTCGACACGCACGTGAAAGTTGCCCTCGAGTTTACGGCGGACATCCCGGAAAAACGGGAAATCTATCGTTGGCTTGGAGAACCGGTCGATGCGGTGGTTTTGTCCTCGAACATCTTTCTGACCAATGCCAACAACTACGCAGTTTTGTCCAAAGCGCATCAGGAATTGCTGGTACTGTTCTACAGAACGTTCGGATGTCATTTCATAGTAAAGGCCAATCCGGACGATAAACGGCTAGTCCATTACGCCGATTACATCAAGTACATCCTCCGGTCGAACTACAAGAAAGACCCGATGCAAGGATATGACGACCTGCTGGAGATCCCTCTGCAGCCCTTGTACGATAATCTGGACAGCTTCACCTACGAAGTGTTCGAGAAAGACCCAGTCAAATATATTCTGTACCAGAATGCAATCGAAGAGGCACTCCGGGACCGCGTCCCATCCTCTGAAATCCAAACCCGCACCTCCATCATAATGGTTGTGGGCGGTGGCAGAGGTCCTTTGGTTCGAGCCGCCCTAAATGCCGCCTCGAAGAGTAAGCGAATGGTGAAGATCTATGTCGTCGAAAAGAATCCCAACGCCATCGTCACACTGAGTGCCCTCATCAATGAACTGTGGAAGGACAAGAACATCGAACTCATTTCTACGGATATGCGAGAATTCGAACCCCCGGAAAAGGCGGATATTCTGGTTTCGGAGCTTTTAGGATCGTTTGGGGATAACGAGCTCTCGCCGGAATGCCTGGATGGCGCACAGAAGCATTTGAAGCCGGATGGAGTCAGCATTCCAT GCAAATCTACATCTTATCTCAATCCATGTATGGCGCCAAAGATCTACAGCCAGATAAGGTCGATGGAAAAGAGTCTACACGCCAAGGACCGAATCGTGACGTCCCGGTACATGGAAGGCACTTACGTGGCCTACCTGAAAAACGCCTATCACATCGACAATCCCCAGGCGGTTTTCGAGTTCGTCCATCCGAACCTGGATCCGATAATCGACAATTCTCGGTACAAAACGCTCCGCTTCAAGGCTCAGTTGGACTGTGTGATGCACGGCTTTTGCGGCTATTTCGATTCCGTCCTGTACAAAGACATCACCATCAGTATTCATCCGTTCACGCATACCAAGGGCCTCGCTTCGTGGTTCTCGATGTTCTTCCCGCTGACGGAACCGGTGCAGGTCCGGGCCGGCGAGGAGATCGTGGTCAACTTTTGGCGATGCGTTGCTTCCCACAAGGTTTGGTACGAGTGGAACATTACAGCACCCCGGCAGAGTCACATCCACAACGTCCAGGGACGGGCGCAACCGATCTGGAAATAG
- the LOC110680818 gene encoding small integral membrane protein 4: MRFRRSQTLKHLLDLWPGKKYLGIYRFLPLFFGLGATLEFSMIHWRVGDTNFYNTFKKRQAKDIVEERLRLHQLEPIRESN, translated from the exons ATGCGCTTCCGTCGTAGCCAAACGCTCAAACATCTGCTGGACCTGTGGCCAGGCAAAAAGTACCTGGGCATCTACCGGTTTCTGCCGCTGTTCTTCGGTCTCGGCGCAACGCTGGAGTTTTCCATGATCCATTGGCGCGTGGGCGATACCAATTTCT ATAACACATTCAAGAAGAGACAAGCCAAGGATATTGTCGAAGAGCGGTTACGACTTCACCAGCTGGAACCGATTCGGGAATCAAACTAA
- the LOC110680819 gene encoding uncharacterized protein C12orf73 homolog has product MPAGVPTKEYVKFMAAALFSMFAGSQIVHLYYNPLKDLNYYIEKEIQSQRLRVVEQQSDDGIKK; this is encoded by the coding sequence ATGCCAGCAGGGGTTCCCACAAAAGAATACGTTAAGTTCATGGCTGCGGCTCTGTTTTCGATGTTTGCTGGTTCGCAGATCGTGCACCTTTATTATAATCCGCTGAAGGATTTGAATTATTATATCGAGAAGGAAATCCAGTCCCAGCGGTTAAGGGTAGTTGAACAGCAATCCGACGATGGAATAAAAAAGTAA
- the LOC5569387 gene encoding LOW QUALITY PROTEIN: coiled-coil domain-containing protein 93 (The sequence of the model RefSeq protein was modified relative to this genomic sequence to represent the inferred CDS: deleted 1 base in 1 codon), with protein sequence MSKLLETLIVINVECEENGSKNLFSKHLPNIKLATRFEADGNEIQVERREDEEQKRKEQEIIDILVGAGYYRAHIQGLSIFDKIVGGMTWCIEACDYDVDVDLLFHENLTIGQKISLTEKIVVVLPKMKCPFQLEPHQIQGLDFINIYPVVEWLVKRSAENRSEKAEKLKKLAASQFQNHFTLQSDREAKQVHSKQLENLRTVEDRYIPKRQFRRTEKGPDDVMSRVRITLMEYGTRDFSVKTNVDIAEVDDAHDSEDVFEGILQRTEQELDFDNLFKTLSVAKEQNISVELTDAERSALNQHYEDLKREMSIDTSQLSEQNKIKTILATKLALEKKLDRVKASNGKLKEALQQEQLDLDEMKNLKGSLEGEIHNLDNLEIDEKNQKILAHVQELILKNERMKQLETEFKEQCKKELADLQEKILKAETSTPDEDIIEYQKQLEVEQERLKSLRLQLAKKNRAYVSINRQLDNIPDRTELAQYQRRFLELYNQVSATHRETKQFYTLYNTLDDTKLYLEKEMSLLNSIYENYGNAMQSFNSREQFVQQFETIVEGIRNNKAKVKTKCDDERAKRDGLNAQLLCLVEQQRKYATTVKQLTAECQRNEALLRRHQQLQAEVDRSE encoded by the exons ATGTCAAAACTACTCGAAACGT tgATTGTAATCAACGTAGAATGTGAGGAAAATGGTTCGAAGAATCTTTTCAGTAAGCACCTTCCAAACATCAAACTGGCCACTCGTTTCGAA GCTGATGGCAATGAGATTCAG GTGGAACGTCGCGAAGATGAGGAACAGAAGCGCAAGGAGCAGGAAATCATCGACATCCTGGTGGGGGCCGGGTACTACCGGGCGCATATCCAGGGTTTGTCCATCTTCGACAAAATCGTCGGCGGAATGACCTGGTGCATCGAGGCTTGCGATTACGACGTGGACGTAGATCTGCTCTTCCACGAGAATCTGACCATCGGACAGAAGAT CTCCCTAACGGAAAAGATCGTCGTGGTCCTACCGAAGATGAAGTGTCCCTTCCAGCTGGAACCGCACCAGATTCAGGGTCTAGATTTCATCAACATCTACCCGGTGGTGGAGTGGTTGGTCAAACGGTCAGCCGAAAATCGCAGCGAAAAGGCCGAAAAGCTGAAGAAGCTAGCGGCGTCTCAGTTCCAAAATCACTTCACGCTTCAATCGGACCGAGAAGCCAAGCAAGTGCACTCGAAGCAGCTGGAGAATCTCCGAACGGTTGAGGATAGATACATTCCGAAAAGGCAGTTCAGACGCACGGAGAAGGGTCCGGACGATGTTATGAGCCGGGTGAGGATCACCCTAATGGAGTACGGAACGAGGGACTTTTCGGTAAAGACGAATGTGGACATTGCCGAGGTGGACGATGCCCATGATTCCGAGGATGTGTTTGAGGGCATCCTGCAAAGGACGGAACAGGAG ctTGATTTCgataatttgttcaaaactttATCAGTTGCAAAAGAG CAAAACATTTCGGTTGAACTGACGGACGCTGAAAGAAGCGCCCTGAATCAGCACTACGAGGATCTTAAACGAGAGATGTCGATCGACACCAGCCAGTTGTCCGAGCAGAACAAGATCAAAACGATTCTAGCCACGAAGTTAGCTCTGGAGAAAAAGCTAGACCGCGTCAAGGCTTCAAATGGCAAGCTGAAGGAAGCTTTGCAGCAGGAACAATTAGACTTGGATGAGATGAAGAATCTCAAAGGCTCCCTGGAGGGGGAAATCCATAATCTAGATAACTTGGAAATCGACGAGAAGAACCAGAAAATTCTGGCTCACGTTCAGGAGTTGATTCTCAAAAACGAAAGGATGAAACAACTGGAGACGGAATTTAAGGAACAGTGCAAGAAGGAGTTGGCTGATCTACAAGAGAAAATTTT GAAAGCCGAAACTTCCACCCCAGACGAAGACATAATCGAATATCAGAAGCAGTTGGAGGTCGAACAGGAACGTTTGAAATCCTTACGTCTGCAGCTGGCCAAGAAAAACCGTGCCTATGTTTCCATCAATCGCCAGCTAGATAACATTCCAGATCGTACTGAGCTGGCTCAGTATCAGAGAAGATTCCTCGAGCTTTATAATCAAG TCAGTGCAACACATCGCGAAACGAAGCAGTTCTACACTCTGTACAACACTCTCGACGACACCAAGCTATACCTGGAGAAGGAAATGTCGCTGCTGAACTCGATCTACGAAAACTACGGCAACGCCATGCAGTCGTTCAACTCGCGGGAGCAATTTGTGCAACAGTTCGAAACGATTGTCGAAGGCATCCGCAACAATAAGGCTAAG GTCAAAACGAAGTGCGATGACGAACGTGCCAAACGGGATGGCTTGAATGCGCAGCTTTTGTGTCTAGTCGAACAGCAGCGCAAATATGCTACAACCGTAAAACAGTTGACCGCTGAGTGCCAACGGAACGAGGCCCTGTTGCGACGCCACCAGCAACTGCAAGCAGAAGTCGACCGAAGCGAATAA